The following coding sequences are from one Seonamhaeicola sp. ML3 window:
- a CDS encoding ammonium transporter, with amino-acid sequence MEGLFTANNVWMMICTALVFFMHTGFAFLEIGLTRQKNTINILFKNIFIITVGLLLYYILGFNLMYPGFEEGSAGFFEFAGFGIAPPEGGMTPEYADGGYTWWTDFLFQGMFAATAATIVSGAVAERMKIGPFMLFTVLYVGIVYPLAGSWKWGGGFLDMRETPFYDFAGSTLVHSVGGWAALVAVWLLGSRIGKFKDGKPQAIPGHSIPMATAGVLILWLGWFGFNGGSVLSADPELTSLTLVTTCLAAAAGGVVSAFVSFLKYKNLDLTMFLNGILGGLVGITAGADQMSPENAIVIGAIAGALIVFAVAFIDAIKLDDPVGAIAVHLICGIWGTLAVGLFGKLAGVDQFVSQLVGVLSYAAICVPSAFIIFFLMKKTVGIRVSEKEELEGLDAHEHGMDAYPDFRLNEH; translated from the coding sequence ATGGAAGGATTATTTACTGCAAATAACGTATGGATGATGATCTGTACGGCACTTGTTTTCTTTATGCATACAGGTTTTGCATTTTTAGAAATTGGATTAACAAGACAAAAAAACACAATCAATATATTATTTAAAAACATCTTCATCATCACAGTTGGTTTATTACTATACTACATCTTAGGATTTAATTTGATGTATCCTGGTTTTGAAGAAGGATCTGCTGGATTTTTCGAATTTGCAGGATTTGGAATCGCTCCACCTGAAGGAGGAATGACTCCTGAATATGCAGATGGTGGTTATACCTGGTGGACAGATTTCCTTTTTCAAGGTATGTTTGCTGCAACCGCAGCAACCATTGTATCTGGAGCTGTTGCTGAACGTATGAAAATTGGACCATTTATGTTATTTACTGTTCTTTATGTAGGTATCGTATATCCGCTTGCCGGTTCTTGGAAATGGGGTGGTGGTTTCTTAGATATGAGAGAAACTCCTTTTTATGACTTTGCTGGCTCTACTTTAGTACACTCTGTTGGAGGTTGGGCTGCTTTAGTAGCTGTTTGGTTATTAGGATCTAGAATTGGAAAATTCAAAGACGGTAAACCTCAGGCTATACCAGGACATAGTATTCCTATGGCGACTGCTGGTGTACTAATACTTTGGTTAGGATGGTTTGGTTTTAATGGAGGTTCTGTACTATCTGCAGATCCAGAATTGACTTCATTAACCTTAGTAACAACATGTTTAGCTGCTGCCGCAGGTGGTGTTGTATCTGCTTTTGTTTCTTTCCTAAAATATAAAAACCTGGACCTTACCATGTTCTTAAATGGTATTTTGGGAGGATTAGTTGGAATCACGGCTGGAGCAGATCAAATGAGCCCTGAAAATGCTATTGTAATTGGTGCCATTGCAGGTGCTCTAATTGTATTCGCAGTAGCTTTTATTGATGCTATTAAACTAGATGATCCTGTTGGTGCTATTGCTGTACACCTAATTTGTGGAATCTGGGGTACTTTAGCAGTAGGTCTATTTGGAAAATTAGCTGGTGTAGACCAATTTGTAAGCCAGTTGGTAGGCGTTTTATCTTATGCTGCTATTTGCGTGCCTTCTGCTTTTATCATTTTCTTTTTAATGAAGAAAACAGTAGGAATACGTGTTTCTGAAAAAGAAGAACTAGAAGGTTTAGATGCACACGAACATGGTATGGATGCATATCCTGATTTCCGTTTGAATGAGCATTAA
- a CDS encoding P-II family nitrogen regulator: MKKIEAIIRKSKYRAVKEALHAVGVNFFSYWDVTGLGNEKEGHVYRGVSYSTSDIQRRYLSIVVNDDFEEVTIKALLDSAATGEVGDGKIFVSDVSEVYRIRTGEKGSDTLK; the protein is encoded by the coding sequence ATGAAGAAAATTGAAGCAATTATTCGAAAATCCAAATACAGAGCAGTTAAGGAGGCTTTGCATGCTGTTGGAGTAAATTTCTTTTCCTACTGGGATGTTACCGGTTTAGGGAACGAAAAAGAGGGACACGTTTACAGAGGGGTATCTTATAGTACCAGTGACATTCAACGTAGATACTTATCTATTGTTGTAAATGACGATTTTGAAGAAGTTACTATCAAAGCCCTTTTAGACTCTGCAGCAACTGGAGAAGTAGGAGACGGAAAAATCTTTGTTTCTGATGTTTCGGAAGTATATAGAATACGAACTGGTGAAAAAGGTAGCGACACGCTAAAATAA
- a CDS encoding phosphoenolpyruvate carboxylase, producing the protein MSVEPKLTRFNQTVLSKYQIYNSIFMTLPFDAVTKTGVLLPLFHETCEKGFENGDDPTTIVNTFFEKYQARRNKQSQINLLFRFIQYIERQVVLFDAIEDAAFPIVNNMDGVGTLRNLKGNARSEGKLDELKEFLEEFKVRIVLTAHPTQFYPGSVLGIITNLTEAIKKNDLNGINNLFGQLGKTPFFKHKKPTPYQEAKSLIWYLENVFYKTFGDIYNYIQSNIFDDGKRHNDIINIGFWPGGDRDGNPFVKPETTLKVAKKLKKAILKKYYQDLRDLRKKLTFRGVEDRIIRLETMMYDYSINLKTKKAISARELRKELLSIRDLIIEQHQSLYVNEINDLINRIHLFDYRFASLDIRQDSRIHHSVFTTVIDSLIAKGGSSFPDNYHDLSEAEQIEILSKATDDVGDLDDFEDEMVRNTLKTISIIKDIQKANGERGANRYIISNNQTALNVMQLYGMLKMVSFKDDLTVDIAPLFETIPDLENAPGVMEQLYQNPQYRAHLEARGNKQHIMLGFSDGTKDGGYLMANWGIYKAKELLTAMSRKYDITVIFFDGRGGPPARGGGKTHNFYSSLGPTIEDKEVQITIQGQTVSSNFGTNDSSQYNLEQLISSGIKNRIDGEKNLLSDEDRAVMNDLAETSYQTYKDFKSHECFIPYLERMSTLKYYAKTNIGSRPSKRGKSDKLVFSDLRAIPFVGSWSQLKQNVPGFYGVGTALKMYEDRGEWDKVVQLYNNSKFFKTLLENSMMSLTKSFFDLTKYMAKDEEFGEFWQIIFNEYEVTQRLLLKLTGYKELMENEPAGKASIQVRESIVLPLLTIQQYALKKVQEFDKAGVAKDDPERLIFEKIVTRSLFGNINASRNSA; encoded by the coding sequence AAAATACCAAATATACAATAGTATATTCATGACTTTGCCTTTTGATGCTGTTACTAAAACTGGAGTTTTACTTCCGTTGTTTCATGAAACATGTGAAAAAGGATTTGAAAACGGAGATGACCCAACAACCATTGTAAATACATTTTTTGAAAAATATCAGGCACGTCGAAATAAACAAAGTCAAATAAATTTATTATTCAGATTTATTCAATACATCGAAAGACAAGTTGTATTGTTTGATGCTATAGAAGATGCCGCCTTCCCTATTGTGAATAATATGGATGGTGTAGGTACTTTAAGAAACCTTAAGGGTAATGCAAGATCTGAAGGTAAATTAGATGAACTTAAAGAATTTCTTGAAGAATTTAAGGTTCGTATTGTTTTAACGGCGCACCCTACACAGTTTTATCCTGGATCGGTTTTAGGTATCATTACCAATTTAACAGAAGCGATTAAGAAAAACGACCTTAATGGCATTAATAATCTATTTGGCCAATTAGGTAAAACTCCGTTCTTTAAACACAAGAAACCAACGCCTTACCAAGAAGCGAAAAGTTTAATCTGGTATTTAGAGAATGTATTCTACAAAACGTTTGGCGATATATACAATTACATTCAGTCTAATATTTTTGATGATGGCAAAAGACATAACGATATTATAAATATCGGATTCTGGCCTGGAGGAGACCGAGATGGAAACCCATTTGTTAAGCCAGAAACAACTTTAAAAGTTGCTAAAAAACTTAAAAAGGCCATTCTTAAAAAATACTATCAAGATTTAAGGGATTTAAGAAAGAAATTGACTTTTAGAGGTGTTGAAGATCGTATTATTCGTCTTGAAACCATGATGTACGATTACAGTATAAACTTAAAGACCAAAAAGGCTATTAGTGCTAGAGAGCTTAGAAAAGAGCTTTTAAGTATTAGGGATCTTATTATAGAACAACACCAGTCTTTATATGTAAACGAAATAAATGATTTAATTAACAGAATTCACCTTTTCGATTACAGATTTGCGTCTTTAGATATTAGACAAGACAGTAGAATACACCATAGTGTTTTTACAACGGTAATAGACTCTTTAATTGCTAAAGGGGGTTCGTCCTTCCCAGATAATTACCATGATTTAAGCGAAGCAGAGCAAATTGAGATTCTTTCTAAAGCAACCGATGATGTTGGCGATTTAGATGATTTTGAAGATGAAATGGTAAGGAATACCCTTAAGACTATTTCTATTATCAAGGATATTCAAAAAGCTAACGGAGAACGTGGAGCGAATCGTTACATAATTAGTAATAACCAAACAGCATTAAACGTAATGCAGTTGTATGGTATGCTAAAAATGGTGTCTTTTAAAGACGATTTAACCGTTGATATCGCACCGCTATTTGAGACCATTCCAGATTTAGAAAATGCTCCCGGTGTTATGGAACAGTTGTACCAAAACCCACAATATAGAGCCCATTTAGAAGCTAGAGGTAACAAACAACACATCATGTTAGGGTTTTCAGATGGAACAAAAGATGGTGGTTACTTAATGGCTAACTGGGGAATATACAAGGCAAAGGAATTGCTTACAGCGATGTCTAGAAAATATGATATCACAGTAATATTCTTTGATGGTCGTGGTGGACCACCAGCACGTGGCGGTGGAAAAACACATAACTTCTATTCTTCTTTAGGGCCAACAATAGAAGACAAGGAAGTACAAATTACTATTCAAGGTCAGACCGTAAGTTCTAATTTTGGAACCAACGATTCTTCGCAATATAACTTAGAGCAATTAATTAGTTCTGGAATAAAAAACAGAATTGATGGCGAAAAGAATCTATTGTCTGATGAAGATAGAGCGGTAATGAATGATTTGGCTGAAACCAGTTACCAAACGTATAAAGATTTTAAGAGTCATGAATGCTTTATTCCATATTTGGAACGCATGAGTACCTTGAAATACTATGCTAAAACCAATATTGGAAGTAGACCATCTAAGCGTGGTAAATCTGATAAACTAGTATTTTCAGATTTAAGAGCGATTCCTTTTGTAGGATCTTGGAGTCAGTTAAAGCAAAACGTTCCTGGTTTCTATGGTGTAGGTACAGCATTAAAGATGTATGAGGATAGAGGAGAGTGGGACAAAGTTGTTCAACTTTACAACAATTCTAAGTTCTTTAAAACATTACTGGAAAATAGTATGATGTCCTTGACTAAATCGTTCTTCGATTTAACCAAATACATGGCGAAAGACGAAGAATTTGGTGAGTTCTGGCAGATTATTTTCAATGAATATGAAGTAACGCAAAGACTGCTTCTTAAACTAACAGGTTACAAAGAGTTAATGGAAAACGAGCCAGCTGGCAAAGCGTCTATTCAAGTTAGAGAATCTATAGTGTTGCCATTATTGACTATCCAGCAATACGCCCTTAAAAAGGTTCAGGAATTTGATAAAGCAGGCGTGGCGAAAGATGATCCAGAACGATTGATTTTTGAAAAGATAGTAACACGTTCGTTATTTGGAAATATCAATGCGAGTCGAAACTCGGCTTAA